A part of Ziziphus jujuba cultivar Dongzao chromosome 8, ASM3175591v1 genomic DNA contains:
- the LOC132805011 gene encoding cysteine-rich receptor-like protein kinase 15 translates to MAPFNMFVTLLGAVYILSSGYLRLTTEDTDTPRPLRHDCPNTTTFNPNTPYQSNLDDVFSKLTSNAARGTDFIYFSASAGSENSTGNSSDYVYGIYLCRGDISSTMCHDCVLASITDARQECPTEKEVIIWEELCMLRYSNQSFQSTVSVSPSFILNNIMDATDKNKLKQEVEKTMNEFASEAANGAKKFMVQEASISGSEKIYSLVQCTQDLSSQDCTTCLRNANSILASSYSEKRGGRVLFPSCNARYELYRFYDVQQQTALVPKGKSKMSTLTIVEIVIAVSTVSLALLVTTCFVLRRKRESHKYNTIHGRNGESEITTVESLQFDLETIETATNKFSEDYKLGEGGFGEVYRGILPNGQEIAVKRLSKSSNQGTEEFKTEVVLVAKLQHRNLVRLLGFCLEGGEKMLVYEFVPNKSLDYLLFDPAKQGELDWSKRRNIIGGIARGILYLHEDSRLKVIHRDLKASNILLDADMHPKISDFGMARMFGIDQTEGNTNRIVGTYGYIAPEYAMEGLYSIKSDVFSFGVMLLEILNGRKNSGFHLTKFAPSLLTYAWNLWNEGKGLELMDPLLKDSCEANEFMRYVHIGLLCVQEDAYNRPTMSFVVHMLKSETISLSQPERPAFSVGRITHHHEQEIAPAHSFSDNGLTISTFVPR, encoded by the exons ATGGCTCCCTTCAATATGTTTGTGACCCTTTTAGGCGCCGTTTATATATTGAGCAGCGGCTATCTTCGCCTGACTACCGAAGATACGGATACCCCACGACCTCTCCGCCATGATTGCCCAAATACAACCACTTTCAACCCCAACACTCCCTACCAATCCAATCTCGATGACGTCTTCTCTAAACTTACCTCAAACGCGGCCCGAGGAACCGATTTCATCTACTTCAGTGCTAGTGCTGGCAGCGAGAACAGCACTGGCAATAGTAGTGACTATGTCTATGGTATCTACCTCTGTCGCGGTGATATTAGCTCCACCATGTGCCATGACTGTGTGTTAGCATCAATAACAGATGCACGCCAAGAGTGTCCCACAGAGAAAGAGGTGATCATATGGGAGGAGTTATGCATGCTACGCTACTCCAACCAATCTTTCCAGTCCACCGTCTCGGTGTCTCCCAGTTTCATCCTGAACAATATAATGGATGCAACGGACAAGAACAAACTCAAACAGGAAGTAGAGAAGACAATGAATGAATTTGCAAGTGAGGCTGCAAATGGTGCAAAGAAGTTCATGGTCCAAGAAGCCAGTATATCAGGATCCGAGAAGATCTACAGCTTGGTGCAGTGCACGCAGGACTTGTCTAGCCAAGACTGTACCACATGTCTCCGGAACGCGAATTCAATTCTTGCATCGAGCTACAGTGAAAAAAGAGGTGGAAGAGTTTTGTTTCCTAGTTGTAATGCAAGGTACGAACTTTATCGATTTTATGATGTGCAGCAGCAGACGGCTCTCGTGCCTAAAG GAAAGAGCAAAATGTCAACATTAACCATTGTTGAGATTGTAATAGCTGTAAGTACAGTTTCTCTGGCCCTTCTAGTCACGACCTGCTTTGTGCTTCGTCGCAAGAGAGAAAGTCACAAATACAATACCATTCATGGACGAAATG GTGAGAGTGAAATTACGACTGTAGAATCTCTGCAATTTGACTTGGAAACCATAGAAACAGCCACAAACAAGTTTTCTGAAGACTATAAGCTTGGTGAAGGTGGATTTGGTGAAGTCTACAGG GGAATACTTCCTAATGGACAAGAAATAGCTGTAAAAAGACTATCAAAAAGTTCCAATCAAGGGACCGAAGAATTTAAAACAGAGGTTGTACTGGTAGCCAAGCTTCAACACAGAAACCTGGTTAGGCTTTTGGGTTTCTGCTTGGAAGGAGGAGAAAAGATGCTTGTCTATGAATTTGTACCCAACAAAAGCCTTGATTATTTATTGTTCG ATCCTGCAAAACAAGGAGAATTAGATTGGTCAAAACGTCGCAATATAATAGGAGGAATTGCTCGAGGAATTTTATATCTTCATGAGGATTCTCGTCTTAAAGTCATACATCGTGATTTGAAAGCAAGCAACATTTTGTTAGATGCAGATATGCATCCAAAAATTTCAGACTTTGGTATGGCAAGGATGTTTGGCATTGATCAAACCGAAGGAAACACCAACAGAATAGTTGGAACTTA tggTTACATTGCTCCAGAGTATGCTATGGAGGGATTATATTCCATAAAGTCTGATGTCTTCAGCTTCGGTGTAATGTTGCTTGAGATCCTAAATGGGAGAAAGAATTCCGGTTTTCATCTCACCAAATTTGCACCTAGCTTGCTTACATAT GCatggaatttgtggaatgaaGGGAAAGGGTTGGAGTTGATGGATCCGTTGCTAAAAGATTCATGTGAAGCAAATGAATTTATGAGATACGTTCATATCGGATTGCTATGTGTTCAAGAAGATGCATATAACAGGCCAACCATGTCATTTGTTGTTCATATGTTGAAAAGTGAAACCATTAGCCTGTCTCAACCTGAACGACCTGCTTTCTCTGTCGGAAGAATTACTCATCATCATGAACAAGAAATAGCTCCTGCTCATAGTTTCTCTGATAATGGTTTGACAATTTCTACTTTTGTGCCTCGGTGA